Proteins from one Astatotilapia calliptera chromosome 8, fAstCal1.2, whole genome shotgun sequence genomic window:
- the pmp22b gene encoding peripheral myelin protein 22b — protein MLLLLLGIIFLHLAALVLLFVSTIVSVWTTGESTTSDLWINCTTSGCIPASTGEWIQSVQAVMILSIIFSCLSLVLFFCQLFTLQKGGRFFLTGTFQILASLFVMSGAIIYTVMSPEWVPEGNSFGYSYILAWVAFPLALISGLIYVILRKRE, from the exons ATGCTGCTCCTGCTACTTGGAATCATCTTCCTGCACCTCGCTGCTCTGGTTCTCCTCTTTGTGTCAACAATTGTCAGC GTATGGACAACAGGTGAATCTACCACATCAGACCTATGGATAAACTGTACTACCTCTGGATGTATCCCAGCATCAACTGGAG AGTGGATTCAGTCGGTCCAGGCTGTCATGATCCTATCCATCATCTTCAGCTGCCTGTCTCTCGTCCTCTTCTTCTGCCAGCTCTTCACTTTGCAGAAGGGTGGACGCTTCTTCCTCACTGGAACCTTCCAGATCCTTGCCA GTTTGTTTGTGATGAGCGGAGCCATCATCTACACGGTGATGAGTCCAGAATGGGTGCCGGAGGGAAATTCATTTGGCTACTCCTACATCCTGGCGTGGGTGGCCTTCCCCTTGGCGCTGATCAGCGGACTCATCTATGTCATCTTGAGGAAGCGAGAATGA